One genomic window of Quercus robur chromosome 6, dhQueRobu3.1, whole genome shotgun sequence includes the following:
- the LOC126732503 gene encoding disease resistance protein RUN1-like, translating to MALQINEGGSSSSTARHMYDVFLSFRGEDTRYNFTGHLYHALCDKGFNTFIDDNLQRGEEISTELLKAIELSMISIVVFSENFASSTWCLNELVKILECKNFGQLILPVFYKVNPSEVRKQEGKFGIALTEHEEKHNKDKVQSWRAALTKATYLAGFSYKDGYVSITTFLPSCSIKH from the coding sequence ATGGCTCTGCAAATCAACGAAGGAGGCTCTTCTTCTTCCACTGCCCGACACATGTATGACGTTTTCTTGAGCTTTAGAGGTGAAGATACTCGTTATAATTTTACTGGTCATTTATATCATGCTTTATGTGACAAAGGTTTTAACACCTTTATTGATGATAATCTTCAAAGAGGAGAAGAAATTTCAACAGAGCTTCTCAAAGCCATAGAATTGTCAATGATTTCGATTGTtgtattttctgaaaattttgcatCTTCAACTTGGTGTTTGAATGAACTTGTCAAAATTCTTGAGTGTAAGAATTTTGGCCAATTAATTCTACCTGTTTTTTACAAAGTAAATCCATCAGAAGTACGTAAACAAGAGGGAAAGTTTGGGATTGCACTAACTGAACATGAAGAAAAGCATAACAAAGATAAGGTTCAGAGTTGGAGGGCAGCTTTAACCAAAGCAACTTATTTGGCTGGATTCTCTTACAAGGATGGGTATGTATCTATTACTACTTTTTTGCCTTCTTGTAGTATAAAACATTAA
- the LOC126732495 gene encoding TMV resistance protein N-like, translating to MDRLCHTRLLLILDDVDEWNQIENLLGRCDWFSSGSRIIITTRDKQVVTTLGKDHLVYEVKKLNQCEAHELFSLHTFQMNKPGEDYLEVAKQIIHYANGLPLALKIIGSDLCGKSIHEWENALEKYKSIPHKKIQEKLKISYDGLEKTEKDIFLHVSCFFKGFEKDYVTNILETCNLYPRDGICKLIDKCLITVDQWGILSMHDLLQQMGREIVQQEFENPENRSRIWCYEDAYEVLTRNMGTDKIQAMILRSPELVTMKLQSEPFERMKNLKFLLVENVHICEEFQYLPNGLRLLEWHKFPFSWPSKYCPQKLVTLHMSWSSRIRMEKIFKQV from the exons ATGGATAGGCTTTGTCATACAAGGCTTCTTTtaattcttgatgatgtggatgAATGGAACCAGATAGAAAATTTGCTTGGAAGATGTGATTGGTTTAGTTCAGGAAGTAGAATTATTATAACAACAAGAGACAAACAAGTGGTAACCACTCTTGGAAAAGATCATCTAGTTTATGAGGTTAAGAAATTGAATCAATGTGAAGCTCATGAACTCTTCAGCCTGCACACCTTCCAAATGAATAAACCAGGGGAAGACTATTTAGAAGTTGCAAAGCAAATTATACATTATGCTAATGGTCTTCCATTAGCACTAAAAATAATAGGTTCTGATTTGTGTGGAAAAAGTATACATGAATGGGAAAATgcattagaaaaatacaaaagcattcctcacaaaaaaattcaagaaaagctcaaaataagttatgatggattggaaaaaactgaaaaggatatttttctccatgtttcttgttttttcaAGGGATTTGAGAAGGATTACGTTACAAATATACTAGAAACTTGCAATTTATATCCACGTGATGGTATTTGCAAACTTATCGATAAGTGTCTTATAACTGTTGATCAATGGGGCATATTGTCAATGCATGACTTGTTACAACAAATGGGCAGGGAAATCGTTCAACAAGAATTTGAAAACCCTGAAAATCGTAGCAGGATATGGTGTTATGAGGATGCTTATGAAGTGCTAACTAGAAATATG GGGACtgataaaattcaagcaatgATATTGCGCTCACCTGAACTGGTAACCATGAAATTGCAGAGTGAACCTTTTGAAAGGatgaaaaatcttaaatttcttttagttGAAAATGTACACATTTGTGAAGAATTTCAATATCTCCCTAATGGGTTACGGTTACTTGAATGGCATAAATTTCCTTTTTCCTGGCCATCTAAATATTGTCCTCAAAAGCTTGTTACACTCCACATGAGTTGGAGTAGTCGCATTAGAATGGAGAAAATATTCAAGCAGGTATGA